The following proteins are co-located in the Rippkaea orientalis PCC 8801 genome:
- a CDS encoding type I polyketide synthase, whose translation MNNQPDTLNQLSPLQKAALAVKEMRAKLEAMEESLGEPIAIVGMGCRFPGGYHDPDSFWEGLCQGIDATREIPRDRWNVDAYYDPNAETIGKSYTKRGGFLERVDEFDADFFGLTPREVTLMDPQQRLLLEISWEALENAAIAPNQLMGSQSGVFLGISVNEYGHQTLGGNPEAIDVYTATGNALSIAAGRLAHYFGFQGPALVVDTACSSSLTAIHLACQSLRKRESNLVIAGGIFLMLSPHSLVSMAKLKALSADGRCKTFDASADGYGRGEGCGLVVLKRLSDAVAENNRILAVIRGSAINQDGRSSGLTVPNGQSQQACLRSALRDAKIDPSSVSYVETHGTGTALGDPIEVKAIAEVYCTLKNRKTPLSIGSVKTNIAHLEAAAGVASLIKVVLGLNHQKLPPHLHLKRLNPHLEGLSINIPTVLTPWTVEAGQKRVAGVSSFGFSGTNAHVVVEEWNGQQLTGNRQQETGNFPYLLTLSAKNNEAFKALASRYQQFLVNHPEIALGDVCFTANTGRSHFNYRGAIVAETREEMIQQLSEFALLGVDETQKMTPKIAFLFTGQGSQYVNMGYQLYQTFAVFRDALNDCDNLLKPYLDKSLLTIIYPVEGTNNSQNTTLLDQTIYTQPALFSLEYALVKLWQSWGIKPDIVMGHSVGEYVAACVAGIFRLEDALKLIAQRGRLMNELPQTGSMVAVFASETIVKEFIVSWQDKVSIAAVNGSSSVVISGDKEAIKRIVAKLESQGIETRQLNVFNGFHSPLIEPIQDQFYEVAKTINYHHPNLEIISNLQESPEQMASADYWCRHLREPVQFFAGIQTLRNQNYQLFLEIGSSPTLIKMGQRCFDQPIGTWLPSLEPKQADNFVILNSLKMLYSQGITINWQQFYQDFSYQPIALPTYPFQRQRYWHQKASSYQDKSSSQFSLFPLLDQRISSPLKPIQLTSQVNLQRLPLVRDHCINGMPLMNLVVYLEMVFEGVKAVWGKSISQVDNFKIVQALIFSDENSRNLQLIFTPEDEQTLTFEIFSSLVSNSFDLETEDNFNKTHDHWILHATGKIVLGELESAKKDLNSLVFDNLSDQYSETLSGQEFYQQIQQKGIILGESCQQIQQIWRNNGEAIARIKTMGETPYILPLREIDAWIQTFLATFNQDSDLYLLVGLESFRFYTYPQHSPPRNWMGQAKLTPSRYQQETIFGTLSLLTEDGYLVGEIINAELKRINVDKTQLKPQNSFSLVPQIPKITRESLLEANPIDCQSMLQSYIQATLANSLQVSLTAIDPQQSLIYLLDSLMAMELRSHLEKDLGLSVSLEYLLGDRNIQQLTTLLLDQLAIATMTPSTEFTDDMEEILL comes from the coding sequence AAAGAAATGCGGGCTAAATTAGAGGCAATGGAGGAATCTTTAGGCGAACCTATTGCCATTGTTGGAATGGGATGTCGGTTTCCTGGGGGATACCACGATCCCGACTCCTTTTGGGAGGGGTTATGTCAAGGAATTGATGCGACGAGGGAGATCCCCCGCGATCGCTGGAATGTGGACGCTTATTACGACCCCAACGCTGAAACCATCGGCAAAAGCTACACTAAACGGGGAGGCTTTTTAGAGAGAGTCGATGAGTTTGATGCCGACTTTTTTGGACTAACCCCCAGAGAAGTCACCTTAATGGACCCACAACAACGATTATTACTAGAAATCAGTTGGGAAGCCCTAGAAAATGCTGCGATCGCCCCTAACCAACTCATGGGTAGTCAAAGCGGTGTCTTTTTAGGGATCAGCGTCAATGAATATGGTCATCAGACCCTTGGGGGGAACCCTGAGGCGATCGATGTTTACACCGCAACGGGGAACGCTTTAAGCATTGCTGCGGGTCGTTTAGCGCATTATTTCGGGTTCCAGGGTCCCGCATTGGTGGTTGATACTGCTTGTTCGTCTTCCCTAACTGCTATCCATTTAGCCTGTCAAAGTCTCCGTAAGCGAGAGAGTAACCTAGTCATTGCAGGGGGCATCTTTTTGATGTTATCTCCCCATAGCTTAGTGTCTATGGCTAAATTAAAGGCATTATCAGCCGATGGACGCTGTAAGACCTTTGATGCGTCGGCTGATGGTTATGGTCGGGGGGAAGGTTGCGGTTTAGTGGTCTTAAAACGTCTATCCGATGCGGTGGCCGAGAATAATAGAATTTTAGCCGTTATTCGGGGGTCAGCGATTAATCAAGATGGTCGCAGTAGTGGGTTAACGGTTCCCAATGGTCAGTCCCAACAAGCTTGTCTTCGGTCTGCGTTGCGGGACGCAAAGATTGATCCATCCTCCGTTAGCTATGTGGAAACCCATGGAACGGGGACAGCTTTGGGTGATCCCATTGAAGTGAAAGCCATAGCCGAGGTTTATTGTACGCTTAAAAACAGAAAAACGCCTCTGAGTATTGGATCGGTCAAAACCAATATTGCCCACCTGGAAGCCGCAGCCGGGGTAGCCAGTTTGATTAAGGTGGTGTTAGGGTTAAACCATCAAAAATTGCCGCCTCATCTCCATTTAAAGCGATTAAATCCCCATTTAGAAGGGCTTTCTATCAATATTCCCACGGTTTTGACTCCTTGGACGGTAGAAGCGGGACAAAAGCGAGTAGCGGGGGTTAGTTCCTTTGGGTTTAGTGGGACAAATGCCCATGTTGTGGTTGAAGAATGGAATGGGCAACAGTTAACAGGCAATAGGCAACAGGAAACCGGGAATTTTCCTTATTTATTAACGTTATCGGCTAAAAATAATGAAGCCTTCAAAGCATTAGCGAGTCGTTATCAGCAATTTTTAGTTAATCATCCTGAGATAGCGTTAGGCGATGTTTGTTTTACGGCCAATACGGGGCGATCGCACTTTAATTATCGTGGGGCAATTGTTGCAGAAACGAGAGAAGAAATGATCCAACAATTGTCAGAGTTTGCGCTTTTAGGCGTTGATGAAACCCAAAAAATGACTCCGAAAATCGCCTTTTTATTCACGGGTCAAGGGTCACAATATGTCAACATGGGTTATCAACTCTATCAAACTTTCGCTGTTTTTCGAGATGCCTTAAATGATTGTGATAACTTATTAAAACCCTATTTAGACAAGTCTTTATTAACTATTATTTATCCTGTTGAGGGAACAAATAATAGCCAAAATACAACTCTTTTAGATCAAACAATTTATACTCAACCTGCTTTATTTTCTCTTGAATATGCTTTAGTGAAATTATGGCAAAGTTGGGGCATTAAACCTGATATTGTGATGGGTCATAGTGTCGGGGAATATGTGGCTGCTTGTGTGGCAGGAATTTTTAGGTTAGAAGATGCCTTAAAATTAATTGCCCAACGGGGTCGCTTAATGAATGAATTGCCCCAAACTGGATCGATGGTCGCTGTCTTTGCTTCAGAAACTATTGTTAAAGAGTTTATTGTTTCCTGGCAAGATAAGGTGAGTATTGCTGCGGTTAATGGGTCTAGTAGTGTCGTCATTTCTGGCGATAAAGAAGCAATTAAACGTATTGTTGCTAAGTTGGAATCTCAAGGCATCGAAACACGACAGCTTAATGTTTTTAATGGCTTTCATTCTCCTTTAATCGAACCGATACAAGATCAATTTTATGAAGTGGCAAAAACCATTAATTATCATCACCCCAATCTTGAGATTATTTCTAATTTACAAGAATCTCCTGAACAGATGGCATCGGCTGACTATTGGTGTCGTCATCTTCGGGAACCTGTACAGTTTTTTGCAGGAATACAAACCTTAAGAAATCAAAACTATCAGCTATTTTTAGAAATAGGATCGAGTCCAACGCTGATTAAAATGGGACAACGTTGTTTTGATCAACCGATAGGAACTTGGCTACCTTCTTTAGAACCAAAACAAGCTGATAATTTTGTTATTTTGAATAGTTTAAAAATGCTTTATTCTCAAGGTATTACAATTAACTGGCAACAATTTTATCAAGACTTTTCCTATCAACCGATTGCCTTACCAACCTATCCCTTTCAACGACAACGGTATTGGCATCAAAAGGCTTCCTCATACCAAGACAAATCCTCTTCACAGTTTTCTCTTTTTCCCCTCTTAGATCAACGAATTTCTTCTCCCCTAAAACCTATTCAATTGACCTCTCAAGTTAATCTTCAACGGCTACCCCTAGTCAGGGATCATTGTATTAATGGAATGCCTCTTATGAATTTAGTGGTTTACTTAGAAATGGTCTTTGAAGGAGTTAAAGCGGTTTGGGGTAAATCAATTAGTCAGGTAGATAATTTTAAAATTGTTCAAGCTTTAATTTTTTCTGATGAAAATAGTCGTAATTTACAACTCATTTTTACCCCAGAAGATGAACAAACACTAACCTTTGAAATCTTTAGTAGCTTGGTTTCAAATAGCTTTGACTTAGAAACAGAAGACAACTTCAATAAAACTCATGATCATTGGATACTCCATGCAACCGGAAAGATTGTTTTAGGAGAACTTGAATCTGCTAAAAAAGACTTAAATTCTCTAGTATTTGATAATCTTTCTGACCAATATTCTGAAACCCTATCGGGACAAGAATTTTATCAACAAATTCAACAGAAAGGCATTATTTTAGGAGAAAGTTGTCAACAAATTCAACAAATTTGGCGCAACAATGGAGAAGCGATCGCACGCATTAAAACAATGGGTGAAACTCCCTATATTTTGCCATTACGAGAAATTGACGCTTGGATTCAAACTTTTTTGGCTACTTTCAACCAAGATTCTGACTTATATTTATTAGTCGGATTAGAAAGCTTCCGTTTTTACACCTATCCTCAACATTCACCCCCTCGCAACTGGATGGGACAAGCAAAACTGACCCCAAGTCGGTATCAACAAGAAACCATTTTCGGGACACTTTCTCTGTTGACGGAGGATGGTTACTTAGTTGGAGAAATCATCAATGCTGAATTAAAACGCATTAACGTCGATAAAACCCAATTAAAACCTCAAAATTCTTTTTCTTTAGTTCCTCAAATCCCTAAAATAACCCGAGAAAGCCTTTTAGAAGCTAATCCGATTGATTGTCAGTCCATGCTGCAAAGCTACATTCAAGCAACCTTGGCTAACTCTTTGCAAGTATCCCTCACCGCGATCGATCCACAACAGTCCTTAATTTACCTTCTAGACTCCCTGATGGCTATGGAGTTGAGGAGTCATCTAGAGAAAGATCTCGGACTGTCTGTGTCCCTCGAATATCTTTTAGGCGATCGCAATATTCAACAACTGACCACCCTTTTACTCGATCAACTGGCGATCGCTACTATGACCCCTTCTACTGAATTTACCGATGATATGGAGGAAATTTTGCTATGA
- a CDS encoding type I polyketide synthase: MNLERNGLEIAVIGMSGRFPGSDNLEDFWQKLLEGKELTTVFSQTNDQKTKAGAILKNVEQFDALFFGFNPREAEILDPQHRLFLECAWETLEIAGYDSYREKRPIGVFAGVGLSTYWINNIYANTKTLTIKDGLQTIMGLDKDYVPTLASYKLNLTGPSLSVGTACSSSLVAVHLACQSLLSGECDMALAAGVSVKIPQNENNLCPDEIASDDGKCRAFDAKAQGTTGGNGIGVVLLKRLEEAIADRDCIHAVIKGSAMNNDGAMKVGYTAPSETGQIKVIKAAQMIAEVDPETITYIEAHGIGTSLGDPIEVSAMTTAFRSSTQKTGFCAIGSVKTNLGHLDAAAGITGFIKTVLAVKEGLLPPSLHFETPNPQIDFENSPFFVNHQLTPWKPQNMPRRAGVNAFGIGGTNVHLILEEAPSLTPNSPSRSHQLLLLSAKTPTALDTVTRNLGNYLKQDRGLNLADVAYTLQVGRKQFNYRRMLVVKDTDDAISLLNNNNSNRIISQESIDSDRSIIFMFPGLASELINKAKELYEQESFFRKTCDHCFTLLKPLLGLDLGKILYPDPQDQDTAKNQLKQPTLSQAAVFIIEYTLAQLWMSWGIVPEAMIGHGIGEYVAACLANVFSLEDALKLVVKQGQLIEELTPGSMLSVNLSSEKIQTFLDNTVSIAAINTAGYCVVSGTKEAIEKLANTLTQQKITYHYLSHSQGFNSPIMDSITDSFTTFVKTLSLNPPKIPFISTLTGNWITAVEATAPIYWGRQLRQPVQFYDGITHLLNSQNYLFLEVGIGSQLTTFVKEINPDIGVLSLLDYSPKQESEIASMLQKLGQLWLAGIEINWNNFYQEENRDRVPLPTYPFERQKYWIEPPQLNELIIDHHKNTAYPRPNLSNSYVAPRNTTESIIAEIWQEILGFEKVGIYDNFLELGGHSLLATQVTSRLQDSLQIDLSIQDLFECQTISDIASLVEKFASHKSNNQVSKIKSISRDAYRLSNQK, translated from the coding sequence ATGAACTTAGAACGAAACGGCTTAGAAATTGCAGTTATTGGAATGTCAGGGCGATTCCCTGGCAGTGATAATCTAGAAGATTTTTGGCAAAAATTACTCGAAGGAAAAGAGTTGACAACGGTCTTTTCTCAAACAAATGATCAAAAAACTAAAGCAGGGGCGATCCTAAAAAATGTCGAACAATTTGATGCCCTATTCTTTGGCTTTAATCCCAGAGAAGCCGAAATTTTAGATCCTCAACACCGCCTATTTTTAGAATGTGCTTGGGAAACCTTAGAAATAGCAGGGTATGATTCATATAGAGAAAAGCGTCCCATTGGAGTATTTGCAGGGGTGGGATTAAGTACCTACTGGATTAATAATATTTATGCCAATACTAAGACCCTAACTATTAAGGATGGCTTACAAACTATTATGGGTCTTGATAAAGATTATGTACCGACTTTAGCATCCTATAAATTAAACTTAACAGGTCCAAGTTTAAGCGTAGGAACAGCTTGTTCAAGTTCCTTAGTTGCCGTCCATTTAGCCTGTCAAAGTTTACTATCAGGGGAATGTGATATGGCTTTAGCCGCAGGGGTTTCGGTGAAAATTCCTCAGAATGAAAACAATCTTTGTCCTGATGAAATTGCCTCTGATGACGGCAAATGTCGCGCTTTTGACGCAAAAGCCCAAGGGACAACAGGAGGCAATGGGATCGGAGTCGTTCTACTAAAGCGGTTAGAAGAGGCGATCGCCGACCGAGATTGCATCCATGCAGTGATCAAAGGGTCTGCCATGAATAATGACGGGGCGATGAAGGTGGGTTATACCGCCCCCAGTGAAACAGGACAGATCAAAGTCATTAAAGCTGCCCAAATGATAGCTGAAGTCGATCCCGAAACCATCACTTATATTGAAGCCCACGGCATAGGAACCTCTCTCGGCGATCCCATCGAAGTTTCTGCCATGACCACCGCCTTTCGTAGCAGTACCCAGAAAACGGGTTTTTGTGCGATCGGTTCCGTTAAAACCAATTTAGGACATTTAGATGCGGCTGCCGGAATTACAGGGTTTATTAAAACAGTTTTAGCGGTCAAAGAAGGGTTATTACCACCTAGTTTACATTTTGAAACCCCGAACCCCCAAATTGACTTTGAAAATAGTCCTTTTTTTGTTAATCACCAGTTAACCCCATGGAAACCCCAAAATATGCCACGGCGGGCAGGGGTTAATGCTTTTGGCATTGGAGGAACCAATGTTCATCTAATTTTAGAAGAAGCCCCTTCCTTAACCCCAAATAGTCCGTCGAGATCCCATCAATTATTATTACTCTCAGCAAAAACCCCCACGGCTTTAGACACAGTAACTCGCAATTTAGGGAATTATTTAAAGCAGGATCGAGGACTAAATTTAGCTGATGTTGCCTATACCTTACAAGTCGGTCGTAAACAGTTTAACTATCGACGAATGCTAGTTGTTAAAGATACTGATGATGCTATTTCTCTTCTGAATAATAATAACTCTAACCGAATAATTAGTCAGGAAAGTATTGACAGCGATCGCTCGATCATTTTTATGTTTCCTGGGTTAGCATCTGAATTGATTAATAAGGCAAAAGAGTTGTATGAACAGGAAAGCTTTTTTAGGAAAACTTGTGATCATTGTTTTACGTTACTCAAACCCCTCTTAGGACTTGATTTAGGGAAAATTCTTTATCCCGATCCTCAAGATCAAGACACAGCAAAAAACCAATTAAAACAGCCCACCTTAAGTCAAGCTGCTGTGTTTATTATTGAGTATACTTTAGCTCAATTATGGATGTCTTGGGGCATTGTACCAGAAGCTATGATCGGTCATGGCATTGGGGAGTATGTTGCAGCTTGTTTAGCTAATGTATTCAGTCTTGAAGATGCGTTGAAGTTAGTTGTAAAACAGGGACAACTGATAGAAGAACTGACACCAGGGTCAATGTTATCAGTCAACTTATCCTCTGAAAAAATTCAAACCTTTTTAGATAATACGGTTTCAATTGCTGCTATTAATACTGCTGGATATTGTGTTGTTTCAGGAACCAAAGAAGCCATTGAAAAACTTGCCAACACCCTAACTCAACAAAAAATTACTTATCATTATCTTTCGCATTCTCAGGGATTTAATTCTCCGATAATGGACTCTATTACTGACTCATTTACTACCTTCGTTAAAACCCTTTCCTTAAATCCACCCAAAATCCCCTTTATTTCGACCCTAACTGGCAATTGGATCACGGCAGTAGAAGCAACAGCCCCGATTTATTGGGGAAGACAATTACGTCAACCTGTACAATTTTATGATGGGATAACTCATTTATTAAACTCCCAAAATTATCTCTTTTTAGAAGTTGGTATTGGATCACAGTTAACAACTTTTGTTAAAGAAATTAATCCTGATATAGGGGTTTTGTCTTTGCTTGATTATTCCCCAAAGCAGGAATCAGAAATAGCCTCTATGTTACAAAAATTAGGTCAATTATGGTTAGCAGGTATTGAGATTAATTGGAATAACTTTTATCAAGAAGAAAACCGCGATCGCGTACCCTTACCTACCTATCCCTTTGAACGTCAAAAATATTGGATTGAACCCCCTCAACTTAATGAATTAATAATCGATCATCACAAGAATACAGCTTATCCTAGACCTAATTTAAGCAATTCTTATGTTGCCCCGCGTAACACCACAGAAAGCATAATTGCTGAAATTTGGCAAGAGATTTTAGGATTTGAAAAAGTCGGAATTTATGACAATTTTCTGGAACTCGGAGGTCATTCTTTATTAGCAACTCAAGTGACATCTCGACTACAAGATTCTTTACAAATAGACTTATCAATTCAGGATCTATTTGAATGTCAAACGATTTCTGATATTGCCAGTTTAGTTGAGAAATTCGCTTCTCACAAATCAAACAATCAAGTGTCAAAAATTAAGTCTATATCCCGTGATGCTTATCGACTTAGCAATCAAAAATAA
- a CDS encoding non-ribosomal peptide synthetase produces MNLNELLRELSKIGVKLSSEGDQLKIQAAKGVLTPEYRDLLIQHKNEILALLQQNSHQTSLPPIIPDPEHRYEPFPLTDMQHAFWVGRMGVLELGHVANHGYYEIEGQDLNLDRLNWALNQLIDRHDMLRGVMLPDGQQQVLKEVPPYEIKALDLREKAEAIVNFQIEAIRQEMSHQVLPWDQWPLFEFRATLLNQGKIRLHISYDLQIFDAWSLFRLFEEWFQLCQDPQTVLPPLNFTFRDYVFADKALQETPLFDQSRDYWLKRIDSLPPSPDLPLAKNPSTLQKHHCQRFSGELDRDTWQQLKKRATAAGMTASGVLLAAFAEVLTRWSKSPRFTLNLALFNRLPFHPQIHDILGDFTSVTLLAVDNTTPDTFKQRALRLQQQLWQDLDHRYFSGVRVMRELNRLHKDVPSAMPIVFTSTLGFEALGQETSAFDRLGKMVYGVSQASQVWLDHQVSEYHGALRFTWDAVEELFPPGMIEDMFKAYGALIEGLATSEALWQETSLPLLPSWQIDLRKAINATEMPLPDVTLWDLFTKQVSVHGDNPAVISSKGTLTYNQLYQQSCQLGQHLRELGVNSNELVAILMDKGWEQIVAVMGILAAGAAYLPIDPNLPPERIAYQLENSQTKIILTQSWLAEGNTEWAIVNEQQRTILSLNTFPPSPPHPLTTSPSPSTSPDDLAYVIYTSGTTGLPKGVMISHRNVVNVVTYTNQRFGVTERDRLLGLTSLNHDLSVYDIFGALSTGASIVLPDGDRAKDPHHWTELMLQEGVTLWNSVPAMMEMLLDYLENSAVLAPKQLRLAILGGDWLPLTLPNRLRSLIPEVQMLSIGGPTETTIWNIGYEIDTVDPTWKSIPYGRPMGNSQYYILSETLEDCPVWVPGQMYCGGVQVAKGYWQDEEKTRDRFIRHPRTGERIYATGDLGCYLPDRNIQILGRVDFQVKIRGHRIEIGEIEAILRQHPGINAALVQADHNKLFAYLIANPNASPTIAELKAFLKNKLPDYMIPSGFIFLEEFPLSANGKVDRLSLPNPRNFREQEELAYLAPQTELETLISQAWKEVLKIEKISVSSNFFDLGGNSLLITKVYGKLKQQLPQTINPFSVVDLFKYPTIESFSAYLSETENLTLLSDMNKQREEALKQGKNRLQQKFKRSRQLKL; encoded by the coding sequence ATGAATCTCAATGAATTACTCAGAGAACTATCTAAAATTGGCGTAAAATTGTCATCTGAAGGCGATCAGCTAAAAATTCAGGCAGCTAAGGGAGTCTTAACCCCAGAATACCGCGATCTCCTGATTCAACATAAAAACGAAATTTTGGCTTTATTACAACAAAATAGCCATCAAACCAGCCTTCCTCCCATTATTCCCGATCCCGAACACCGTTACGAACCCTTTCCCCTAACGGATATGCAACACGCTTTTTGGGTGGGACGAATGGGGGTTTTAGAATTAGGTCATGTAGCCAATCATGGGTATTATGAAATAGAAGGTCAAGACCTCAATTTAGATCGCTTAAATTGGGCATTAAATCAACTAATTGATCGTCATGATATGCTGCGGGGAGTGATGTTACCTGATGGACAACAACAGGTTTTAAAAGAAGTCCCTCCCTACGAAATTAAAGCCCTTGATTTACGAGAAAAAGCTGAAGCGATCGTCAATTTTCAGATAGAAGCTATTCGCCAAGAGATGTCCCATCAAGTTCTGCCTTGGGATCAATGGCCATTATTTGAATTTCGGGCAACGTTATTAAATCAAGGAAAAATTCGTCTACATATTAGCTACGATTTACAGATTTTTGATGCGTGGAGTCTGTTTAGATTATTTGAAGAATGGTTTCAACTTTGCCAAGATCCCCAAACCGTTTTACCTCCCCTAAATTTCACCTTCCGTGACTATGTTTTTGCCGATAAAGCATTACAAGAAACGCCCTTATTTGATCAGTCCCGTGACTATTGGTTAAAGCGTATCGACTCCCTTCCCCCGTCCCCCGATCTTCCCTTAGCCAAAAATCCCAGTACCCTACAAAAACATCACTGTCAACGCTTCAGTGGAGAACTCGACCGAGACACTTGGCAACAACTAAAAAAACGGGCTACAGCCGCCGGAATGACCGCCTCTGGGGTCTTATTAGCTGCCTTTGCTGAGGTTTTGACCCGATGGAGTAAAAGTCCTCGATTTACCCTCAATTTAGCCCTATTTAACCGCCTCCCTTTTCATCCCCAAATTCACGATATTTTAGGCGATTTTACCTCTGTCACCCTCCTAGCAGTGGATAACACCACCCCAGACACTTTTAAACAACGTGCCCTCCGCTTACAACAACAACTCTGGCAAGATTTAGACCATCGCTATTTTAGCGGGGTTCGGGTCATGCGGGAATTAAACCGTCTTCATAAGGATGTTCCGTCAGCCATGCCCATTGTCTTTACCAGTACCCTTGGGTTTGAAGCCTTGGGACAAGAAACCTCCGCTTTTGATCGCTTAGGAAAGATGGTCTATGGGGTCAGTCAAGCGTCTCAAGTTTGGTTAGACCATCAAGTGAGTGAATACCATGGGGCACTAAGGTTTACTTGGGATGCCGTAGAAGAATTGTTTCCCCCTGGCATGATCGAGGATATGTTTAAGGCTTATGGGGCGTTAATTGAAGGATTAGCTACCTCTGAGGCATTATGGCAAGAAACCAGTCTTCCTTTACTCCCTAGTTGGCAAATTGACCTACGAAAAGCGATTAATGCCACAGAAATGCCTCTTCCTGATGTCACGTTATGGGATTTGTTTACAAAACAGGTGAGTGTTCACGGGGATAACCCTGCGGTGATTAGTTCTAAGGGAACCTTAACCTACAACCAACTCTATCAACAGTCTTGTCAACTGGGACAGCATTTACGCGAGTTAGGAGTTAATTCTAATGAATTAGTAGCGATTCTCATGGACAAGGGATGGGAACAAATCGTCGCAGTTATGGGCATTTTAGCAGCAGGGGCAGCATATCTTCCCATCGATCCCAATCTTCCGCCTGAACGCATCGCTTATCAGCTAGAAAATAGTCAAACTAAAATTATTCTGACCCAATCTTGGTTAGCAGAAGGGAATACAGAATGGGCAATAGTCAATGAACAACAACGAACTATCCTCTCACTTAATACCTTCCCCCCCTCACCCCCTCACCCCCTCACCACCTCCCCCTCTCCCTCCACCTCCCCTGACGATCTCGCTTACGTCATCTACACCTCCGGAACCACGGGTTTACCCAAAGGGGTGATGATTTCCCATCGGAACGTCGTCAACGTGGTCACTTACACTAATCAACGGTTTGGGGTGACGGAACGCGATCGCCTTCTGGGGTTGACCTCTCTTAATCATGACCTCTCGGTTTACGATATTTTTGGGGCTTTAAGTACCGGGGCTAGTATAGTTTTACCTGATGGCGATCGCGCGAAAGATCCTCACCATTGGACTGAGTTGATGTTGCAAGAAGGGGTGACGCTGTGGAACTCGGTTCCAGCCATGATGGAGATGTTGCTAGACTATTTAGAAAATTCAGCAGTTTTAGCCCCTAAACAGTTAAGATTAGCGATTTTAGGCGGAGATTGGTTGCCCCTAACTTTACCGAACCGTCTGCGATCGCTAATTCCAGAAGTCCAAATGCTGAGTATTGGAGGACCGACGGAAACGACGATCTGGAATATTGGCTATGAAATTGACACCGTTGATCCCACTTGGAAAAGTATTCCCTATGGTCGTCCCATGGGCAATAGTCAGTATTATATTTTGTCGGAAACCTTAGAAGATTGCCCGGTATGGGTTCCTGGACAGATGTATTGTGGGGGAGTACAGGTGGCTAAGGGGTATTGGCAAGATGAGGAAAAAACCCGCGATCGCTTTATTCGTCATCCCCGGACGGGTGAACGCATTTATGCAACGGGGGATCTCGGTTGTTATCTTCCTGATCGCAACATCCAAATTTTAGGACGGGTTGATTTTCAAGTGAAGATTCGGGGACATCGTATCGAAATAGGTGAAATTGAGGCAATTTTACGGCAACATCCAGGGATTAACGCCGCTTTAGTCCAAGCTGATCACAATAAACTGTTTGCCTATCTCATTGCTAACCCTAATGCTTCGCCAACTATTGCAGAACTTAAAGCGTTTCTGAAAAATAAATTACCCGATTATATGATTCCTTCTGGTTTTATCTTTTTAGAGGAATTTCCGTTATCAGCTAACGGAAAAGTTGATCGGTTATCTTTACCTAACCCAAGGAATTTTAGAGAACAAGAAGAATTGGCTTATTTAGCCCCACAAACCGAGTTAGAAACCCTAATTTCCCAGGCTTGGAAAGAGGTACTAAAAATAGAAAAAATTAGTGTTAGTAGTAATTTTTTTGACTTGGGAGGAAATTCTTTGCTAATCACCAAAGTTTATGGTAAATTAAAACAGCAACTACCCCAAACAATAAATCCTTTTTCTGTGGTAGACTTGTTTAAGTATCCCACGATTGAATCTTTTAGTGCTTATCTCAGTGAAACAGAAAATCTGACCTTACTTTCAGATATGAATAAGCAAAGAGAAGAAGCTTTAAAACAAGGCAAAAATCGCCTTCAACAGAAATTCAAGCGATCGCGCCAACTAAAGCTTTAA